The bacterium genome includes the window GAGCTTGATTCAAGCGCATAAGCAAATTATTCAACAAAACAAAAGTATCGCTCCGGAGCAATCTCCACTTTCAGAGGTTATTCACCGATTATCGACGTATTGGCATGCTCCCGTCCGATTGGATTTGTGTTATAATAATATATAAATATCAGAACCAGAACAATATTTCGGGATAAGCTAACCATCAGTTTATAAAACCATTGCGCGCGGAAAAAGTATGTTTAAAACGAAAAACGAAAACTAATTATCCGGTACAAAACGTCGTCTCCTTTACAACCCGGAAATTTTTATGGTCACGACAATTGCAACCCTAAAATCCAGCGTGGCCACTAATGCGCCAAAATCCGCAGCTGTTTCGACTATACTTACCGGCAAAACAACGATGCTTTGAACAGTACTTGGTGGAAGTCAATTCAAATTAAAGGACATCGTGGTGCTCCAACTCAGTTTTAAATTAGTAATTACTATAATGTTATTCGGTGTTGGATTCAGTATTCTACAGAACGACGGGCTGGTTGGTTACTGGACAAATCAGTGGTATCTTTTTTTCAATAAAATTGATGCGCAACTGACGGAAATCGAACAACATTATGGCATAGAAGTAAAACATGATATCGGCACTGAAGCGATTCCGGAACTATGGAGAACAGCACCCGCCAATGGAACGGCCGAGCCGGTTTCCCGGCTTGGGTTAACCCGGCATCTGCGAATTTTATCCCATGAATTACAAAAGTACCCGGCCAATGTTATTCGGCATAATTTGTCGACAATTTTTCTGCTTAATAGTCTGAGTTTTTTTGATGTTGAATATGGCGGGACTACTCTTGGCGATGCCATCTATCTCACTGCCGGCGTTCGTAATGAAGGGTACGATGATGCCTACTTGGCAAGTCTTTTTCACCATGAAATGAGTTCAATCTTATTTCAGGCATATCAATTTCCAATAGAAGCCTGGAGTGCAAACAATTCTTCGGAATTTCACTATGCGGAAACCGACGCACAAATTCTAAGGTCAATCAAATTCGACACTCAGTTGAAAGGCAATGAAAACCTATATCGCGAGGGCTTTTTGGCCGCGTATGGACGTTCCACACTTGAAAATGACTTCAACCTATACGCTGAAATGGCTTTCACACGCCCCAAACATCTGCAAAAACTGGTAGTGAAATATCCAAAAATTCATAATAAATTCGAATTAATGAAAGCTTTCTATCTTGGAATTTCAAAAAAATTCTTTAAAAACGGGGACGGTGTGGATCATCCCGAAATAAAACCATGCACCTCTATGGTGCATGGTGGTGGAGGCGGCGGGAATCGAACCCGCGTCCGAAAGACTTTCTACTAATACTTCTACATGCTTAGTCTAAAGTATAAACTTAAGGATGATGCTTGCCTTTAGACATGCTCTCATCAACCCGAGCTTAAGTGTTGTCTCGCTCTCTAACCCTAAAGCACAATTAGAAAACCAACCTGCTTGAGTGACGCCCTTTTAATCAATCACAGGTAAATCAATTAAGGACGAGCAGCCTAAGCTGCTAGTGCGAACTGTTGTTCGTCGATTAAGTTAAATTTCCATCTTTTTTAACGAGGAAAGATGAAGTCCTCGGCATGCCATACCAGCCAAAATTCTCCCGTCGAAACCTAGCGCCCCCTTGTCTTAGAACAGCAAAGCTGTTCTAAGACGGCTCTGCTGTTCTGCTGTTCAATTGTTCTCAATCTTTTGTAAACTTGGCTGCTTTAATCAACCAAACCTGTGTATCTTCTACTTTTACAGGATCAAGCGGCATGGAGTAATTTGCCTTCCCGAATAATTGTTGCCGGAAAAGAAGCTTTCAGGTGCAACCGTTTATCAAACTCTGATTTTTTCCATATTAAGATATCTGTTGCGACCTGCATTCCCCACATTGCTTGATAGGCAAGTTTACTGGTAAGCAATTCGGGTGCAACATCATCATCCATGATAAGCATAAGATCGTAATCACTATTTTCATCAGCATCATCCCTCGCCATGGAACCAAACAAATAGATCCGCTCCGGATGATAGATATCCACGATTTTATTTACAATTTCATTTAATTTTTAATCCTGCGGATACTCGGACATACTTTTTCTCTTTTCTATGGACAATAGATTTTCATCATTCTAGCACTGCTGTCCAGGTTAATCAAACAGCCTATTCCTGAATTATCGTAAGGGCTAAGCCACTACATCTTCAATTTCTTAAATATCCCTTCCGGGATGGTTTTAATAATTAACATAATCCACTTCCAAAATCCAGGTAAATAGACATGATCCTTCTTTTTGCGCACTGCACGGATAATGCCGGTTGCAATGGTTTCCGGTTTGGCGAACAAAAGGCCCTTCTTCTTGTTCCTGGTCATGGGGGTATCCACAAATCCCGGTTTGACGGTTAATACATGAACCCCATGATGCGCCAACCGGTTTCTCAAACCTTGTAAATAAACTGTCAAACCGGCCTTGGAAGAGCCGTATAGATAATTACTCTGCCGGCCGCGGTCGCCTGCCACCGATGAGATGCCCACAATCACACCCTGAC containing:
- a CDS encoding nucleotidyltransferase domain-containing protein, giving the protein MVNKIVDIYHPERIYLFGSMARDDADENSDYDLMLIMDDDVAPELLTSKLAYQAMWGMQVATDILIWKKSEFDKRLHLKASFPATIIREGKLLHAA